A genomic segment from Lutibacter sp. A80 encodes:
- a CDS encoding TolC family protein: MNYINKIAIVFSLCLTSGFAQEKLTKQEAVNLALENNYGILIAKNNIKIAENNASINNSGYLPTITASAGVNYNLDDTEYTLQNGTVSETNGAESNSYNASIGVNYTLFDGLGRSYNYKKLKEAHNLSELEAQTVIENSLLQIFSIYYNVAQLTENSKNISESLNVSKQRLLRAKYGFDYGQNTKLEVLNAEVDVNNDSISYINTQRLLANSKRDLNLVLGRNVNTNFSVDTDISFNLAFDLNTLIEKAKEYNIEIQKVNKNLQISQFEIKINKSNLLPSLSLNSSYGLNKYNNDATFTYAEQLSKGLNAGLSLNWNVFDGGSTKTSIQNAKIYEDNLKVQKEQALNELERNVANALEIYNNSLFILNAEEKNVETNKNNFSRTEEKFKLGQATSIEFRQAQLNLLNAQSSYNTAKYDAKNAELVLLQLSGQLLDTDF, translated from the coding sequence ATGAATTATATTAATAAAATAGCAATCGTATTTTCACTTTGTTTAACAAGTGGTTTTGCACAAGAAAAGCTGACAAAACAAGAGGCCGTAAACTTGGCTTTAGAAAATAACTATGGAATATTAATCGCTAAAAATAATATTAAAATTGCTGAAAATAATGCAAGTATAAATAACAGCGGCTATTTACCTACAATTACAGCAAGTGCAGGTGTTAATTACAATTTAGACGATACCGAATATACACTTCAAAACGGAACTGTTTCAGAAACCAATGGTGCTGAATCTAATTCTTATAATGCATCAATTGGAGTAAACTATACATTGTTTGACGGCTTAGGAAGGTCTTATAATTACAAAAAATTAAAAGAAGCGCATAATTTATCGGAACTAGAAGCTCAAACTGTTATAGAAAATTCCTTGTTGCAAATTTTTTCTATATACTACAATGTAGCTCAATTAACTGAAAACAGTAAAAATATTAGCGAATCTTTAAACGTTTCTAAACAACGCTTATTGAGAGCTAAATATGGATTTGACTATGGGCAAAACACAAAATTAGAAGTCTTAAATGCTGAAGTTGATGTAAATAACGATAGTATTAGCTACATAAATACACAACGTTTATTAGCAAATTCTAAAAGAGATTTAAACTTAGTATTGGGTAGAAATGTAAACACAAATTTTTCTGTAGATACAGATATTTCATTCAATTTAGCTTTTGATTTAAATACTCTTATAGAAAAAGCAAAAGAGTACAATATCGAAATTCAAAAAGTAAACAAAAATTTACAAATAAGTCAGTTTGAGATTAAAATAAACAAATCTAACTTACTCCCTAGCTTAAGTTTAAATAGTTCATATGGATTAAATAAATACAATAACGATGCAACTTTTACTTATGCAGAACAACTCTCTAAAGGTTTAAATGCAGGTTTAAGTTTAAATTGGAATGTTTTTGATGGAGGAAGTACAAAAACAAGTATTCAAAATGCAAAAATTTATGAGGACAATTTAAAAGTTCAAAAAGAACAAGCCTTAAATGAATTAGAACGAAACGTTGCAAATGCATTAGAAATCTATAACAATTCATTGTTTATTTTAAACGCTGAAGAAAAAAATGTAGAAACCAATAAAAATAACTTTTCTAGAACTGAAGAGAAATTTAAATTGGGACAAGCAACATCTATAGAATTTAGACAAGCACAATTAAATTTATTAAACGCACAATCTAGTTATAACACTGCTAAATACGATGCCAAAAATGCAGAATTAGTTTTATTACAACTCTCTGGACAATTGCTAGATACAGATTTTTAA
- the ppdK gene encoding pyruvate, phosphate dikinase translates to METQQEVKTRVYKFGNKTADGNSTMRNLLGGKGANLAEMGLIGIPVPPGFTITTEVSTEYNLLGKDAVVELITKEVEDAIDNVEQIMGSKFGDKENPLLVSVRSGARVSMPGMMDTVLNLGLNDEVVIGLAKKSGNERFAWDSYRRFIQMYGDVVLGMKPESKDDIDPFEEIMEALKHKRNIELDTEFTIQDLKDLVYDFKEAVKKRTGFDFPTNPWDQLWGAVMAVFNSWNSDRAVYYRKMNGYPGEWGTAVNVQAMVYGNMGSNSGTGVCFTRDAGTGENLFNGEYLIDAQGEDVVAGTRTPQQITKIGSLRWAELAKVEEEDRVANYPSLEELMPEIYNELNEYQQKLELHYKDMQDMEFTIQDGKLWILQTRNGKRTGAAMVKIAMDFLKEDLITEKEALLKIEPNKLDELLHPVFDPIALKKANVIAQGLPASPGAATGKIVFFADEADKYKHSILVRIETSPEDLEGMNIAKGILTARGGMTSHAAVVARGMGKCCVSGAGALKIDYKARTLTVGDHVYQEGDWISLNGSTGNIIEGKVATAEPEVSGEFAEIMKLSDKYATMQVRTNADSPKDAKVAVKFGAQGIGLTRTEHMFFEVDRIKAMREMILADTVKGRKEALNELLPMQREDFEGIFEAMDGLPVTVRLLDPPLHEFVPHQLETQRSLAEDMHISLEAVKIKVAELEEFNPMLGHRGCRLGITYPEITEMQTRAIIEAALNLKEKGIVAKPEIMVPLIGTIAEFENQEAVIRATAEEVFKERNDSVEYLVGTMIEIPRAALTADLIAKKADFFSFGTNDLTQMTFGYSRDDAGKFLPVYIENRILNVDPFEVLDQEGVGQLVKTGTEKGRSTKPNLKVGICGEHGGEPSSVEFCYNTGMNYVSCSPFRVPIARIASAQAAIKKQA, encoded by the coding sequence ATGGAGACGCAACAAGAAGTCAAAACCAGAGTTTACAAGTTTGGAAACAAAACAGCTGATGGTAACAGTACAATGAGGAACCTTTTAGGAGGTAAAGGAGCTAATTTAGCTGAAATGGGATTAATAGGAATACCTGTTCCTCCTGGGTTTACCATTACTACAGAAGTTTCAACAGAGTATAACTTACTTGGAAAAGATGCAGTTGTTGAATTGATTACTAAAGAAGTAGAAGACGCTATAGACAATGTAGAGCAAATAATGGGTTCTAAATTTGGAGACAAAGAAAACCCACTATTAGTTTCTGTACGTTCTGGAGCTAGAGTTTCTATGCCAGGAATGATGGATACAGTTTTAAACCTAGGTTTAAATGATGAAGTAGTTATTGGATTGGCTAAAAAATCTGGAAACGAACGTTTCGCTTGGGATTCTTACAGAAGATTTATTCAAATGTATGGAGATGTAGTTTTAGGTATGAAACCAGAATCAAAAGATGATATTGATCCTTTTGAAGAAATAATGGAAGCTCTAAAACATAAGCGTAATATTGAATTAGATACAGAATTCACAATTCAAGATTTAAAAGATTTAGTATATGATTTTAAAGAAGCTGTAAAAAAACGTACAGGTTTCGATTTTCCAACAAACCCTTGGGATCAACTTTGGGGTGCAGTAATGGCTGTATTTAATAGTTGGAATAGTGATAGAGCTGTATACTATAGAAAAATGAATGGTTACCCAGGTGAATGGGGAACTGCCGTAAACGTACAAGCTATGGTTTATGGAAATATGGGAAGTAACTCTGGTACTGGAGTATGTTTTACACGTGATGCGGGTACAGGAGAAAACCTTTTTAATGGTGAATACTTAATTGATGCACAAGGTGAAGATGTAGTTGCAGGTACAAGAACACCTCAACAAATTACTAAAATTGGTTCTTTACGTTGGGCTGAATTAGCTAAAGTAGAAGAAGAAGATAGAGTTGCTAATTATCCTTCATTAGAAGAGTTAATGCCAGAAATTTATAATGAATTAAACGAATACCAACAAAAACTAGAATTACATTATAAAGATATGCAAGATATGGAGTTCACCATTCAAGATGGTAAACTTTGGATTCTTCAAACTCGTAATGGTAAACGTACTGGTGCTGCAATGGTAAAAATTGCAATGGATTTCTTAAAAGAAGACTTAATTACCGAAAAAGAAGCTCTTTTAAAAATTGAACCTAATAAATTAGACGAATTATTACACCCTGTTTTTGATCCAATTGCATTAAAAAAAGCAAATGTTATTGCACAAGGTTTACCTGCATCTCCAGGAGCTGCTACAGGTAAAATTGTATTCTTTGCAGATGAAGCAGATAAATATAAACACAGTATTTTAGTACGTATAGAAACTTCTCCTGAAGATTTAGAAGGTATGAATATTGCTAAAGGTATTTTAACCGCTCGTGGAGGTATGACTTCTCACGCTGCCGTTGTTGCGCGTGGTATGGGTAAATGTTGTGTTTCTGGTGCTGGTGCTTTAAAAATTGATTACAAAGCTAGAACATTAACTGTTGGTGATCACGTATACCAAGAAGGAGATTGGATTTCTTTAAATGGCTCTACAGGTAATATTATTGAAGGAAAAGTTGCTACAGCTGAACCAGAAGTAAGTGGTGAATTTGCAGAAATAATGAAATTATCAGATAAATACGCTACTATGCAAGTACGTACAAATGCTGATTCTCCAAAAGATGCTAAAGTAGCTGTTAAATTTGGTGCACAAGGTATTGGTTTAACAAGAACTGAACATATGTTCTTTGAAGTAGATAGAATTAAAGCAATGCGTGAAATGATTTTAGCTGACACCGTTAAAGGACGTAAAGAAGCTTTAAACGAATTATTACCAATGCAACGTGAAGATTTTGAAGGTATATTTGAAGCAATGGATGGTTTACCAGTAACTGTTCGTTTATTAGATCCACCATTACACGAATTTGTACCTCACCAATTAGAAACACAACGTAGTTTAGCAGAAGATATGCACATTTCTTTAGAAGCTGTTAAAATTAAAGTTGCAGAATTAGAAGAGTTTAATCCAATGTTAGGACATAGAGGTTGTAGATTAGGTATTACCTATCCAGAAATTACCGAAATGCAAACAAGAGCTATTATTGAAGCTGCATTAAACTTAAAAGAAAAAGGAATTGTTGCAAAACCAGAAATTATGGTTCCTTTAATTGGTACAATTGCTGAGTTTGAAAATCAAGAAGCAGTAATTAGAGCTACAGCAGAAGAAGTATTTAAAGAAAGAAATGACTCAGTTGAATACTTAGTTGGTACAATGATTGAAATTCCTAGAGCTGCATTAACAGCTGATTTAATTGCTAAAAAAGCTGATTTCTTCTCTTTTGGAACAAATGACTTAACACAAATGACATTCGGTTATTCTAGAGATGATGCTGGTAAATTCTTACCAGTTTATATAGAAAATAGAATTTTAAATGTAGATCCTTTCGAAGTTCTAGATCAAGAAGGTGTTGGTCAATTAGTTAAAACAGGAACAGAAAAAGGTAGAAGCACAAAACCAAACTTAAAAGTAGGTATTTGTGGTGAACATGGTGGAGAGCCAAGTTCTGTAGAATTCTGCTACAATACAGGAATGAACTACGTAAGTTGTTCTCCTTTTAGAGTGCCAATTGCTCGTATTGCATCAGCACAAGCAGCTATAAAAAAACAAGCATAA
- a CDS encoding Rossmann-like and DUF2520 domain-containing protein: MIKISIIGGGNVAYHLTAILLKTPTVKLVEVYNRTLDKIQYLKHKTAITANLNTLKDADIYIICVSDNAIEEVSKQLNLNNKLVVHTSGSVAIDELKCNANKGVFYLLQSFSKDKNVDFSNIPICLEAETKKDLELLETLAQTISKNSYHINSSQRRNIHVSAVFINNFVNHLYYIGNQICSNNNVPFEILQPLIKETALKIETLTPFEAQTGPAKRNDTKTLKKHEAMLSKNQKEIYKLLSQSIYNTYGKKL; encoded by the coding sequence ATGATAAAAATTAGTATAATTGGCGGTGGTAATGTTGCATACCATTTAACAGCTATTTTATTAAAAACACCCACTGTTAAACTGGTTGAAGTTTATAATAGAACATTAGATAAAATTCAATATTTAAAACATAAAACAGCTATAACGGCAAATTTAAACACGTTAAAAGACGCTGATATTTATATAATTTGTGTTTCAGATAATGCAATTGAAGAAGTATCAAAACAATTAAACCTTAACAATAAATTAGTAGTCCACACATCTGGAAGTGTTGCTATAGACGAATTAAAATGCAATGCGAATAAAGGTGTTTTTTATTTATTACAATCTTTTTCTAAAGATAAAAATGTCGACTTTTCTAACATTCCAATTTGTTTAGAAGCTGAAACTAAAAAAGATTTAGAATTACTAGAAACATTAGCTCAAACAATTTCAAAAAACAGTTATCATATAAATTCAAGCCAACGTAGAAACATACATGTTTCAGCAGTTTTTATTAATAATTTTGTAAATCATCTTTATTATATTGGCAACCAAATTTGTAGTAATAACAATGTTCCTTTTGAAATTTTACAACCGCTAATTAAAGAAACTGCTTTAAAAATTGAAACATTAACACCCTTTGAAGCACAAACAGGACCCGCAAAAAGAAACGATACTAAAACCTTAAAAAAACACGAGGCAATGTTAAGTAAAAATCAAAAAGAAATTTATAAATTGCTATCCCAATCTATTTACAATACCTATGGAAAAAAGTTATAA
- a CDS encoding HAD family hydrolase: MEKSYKEIMPQINTFIFDVDGVLTNGLITITTNGELIRNMSVKDGYALKTAVDSGYNVCIISGGSNEGVRARLEGLGINDIYLGTHTKIVQLNEYLSKNNINPENVLYMGDDIPDYPVMKIVGLPCCPKDAVSEIQGIAKYVSQKKGGTGCVRDVIEQVLKVQGKWTQQFNAQTD; encoded by the coding sequence ATGGAAAAAAGTTATAAAGAAATAATGCCACAAATTAACACCTTTATTTTTGATGTAGACGGTGTTTTAACCAATGGTTTAATTACCATAACTACTAATGGAGAGCTTATTAGAAATATGAGCGTTAAAGATGGTTATGCCCTTAAAACTGCTGTTGATAGTGGTTATAATGTATGTATTATTTCTGGAGGAAGTAACGAAGGTGTTCGCGCACGTTTAGAAGGTTTAGGCATTAACGATATTTATTTAGGCACACATACTAAAATTGTTCAGTTAAACGAATATCTTTCTAAAAACAATATCAACCCAGAAAACGTGTTATACATGGGAGATGACATACCAGATTATCCTGTTATGAAAATAGTTGGATTGCCCTGCTGCCCAAAAGATGCTGTATCAGAAATCCAAGGAATAGCTAAATATGTATCACAAAAAAAAGGAGGAACTGGTTGTGTTAGAGATGTTATTGAACAAGTTTTAAAAGTTCAAGGAAAATGGACTCAGCAATTTAATGCACAAACAGATTAA
- a CDS encoding DUF2147 domain-containing protein, which yields MKKTISILSCLFFIGILSVQSQSIFGKWKTIDDQTGNEKSIVEIYQKDGKAYAKIVKLLEKGNENKVCEECKGAKKNKPMVGMEIIDGLSKDGDEWNDAKILDPKTGKEYKCYITLEDPNKLKVRGYVGFALLGRSQYWHRVTE from the coding sequence ATGAAAAAAACAATCTCAATTTTAAGCTGTTTATTCTTTATTGGAATTTTGTCAGTACAATCGCAATCTATTTTTGGAAAATGGAAAACAATTGATGATCAAACAGGTAATGAAAAATCTATTGTAGAAATTTATCAAAAAGATGGTAAAGCATATGCTAAAATTGTAAAACTTCTTGAAAAAGGAAACGAAAATAAAGTATGTGAAGAATGTAAAGGCGCTAAAAAAAATAAACCTATGGTTGGCATGGAAATAATTGATGGCCTTTCCAAAGATGGTGACGAATGGAATGATGCTAAAATATTAGATCCTAAAACTGGTAAAGAATATAAATGCTATATAACATTAGAAGATCCAAATAAACTTAAAGTAAGAGGTTATGTTGGTTTTGCTTTACTTGGAAGATCTCAATATTGGCATAGAGTTACTGAATAA
- a CDS encoding protein-L-isoaspartate(D-aspartate) O-methyltransferase produces the protein MKDTLKHQGLRNQLVETIKEKGITDTHVLKAIASVPRHLFMDSGFENFAYQDKAFPIAADQTISQPYTVAFQTELLNVKPNDKILEIGTGSGYQTAVLLEIGARVYTIERQKELFKKTKFFLPKLSYKPKKIIFGDGYKGLPDEAPFEGIIVTAGAPYVPKPLLSQLKIGGRLVIPVGDKVQIMTLFVRTGEKVFEKHELGDFKFVPMLKEKN, from the coding sequence GTGAAAGATACGCTCAAACATCAAGGACTTAGAAATCAATTAGTAGAGACAATTAAAGAAAAAGGAATTACAGATACTCATGTTTTAAAAGCTATAGCTTCTGTGCCACGACATTTATTTATGGATTCTGGATTTGAAAATTTTGCTTATCAAGATAAAGCTTTTCCTATTGCTGCTGATCAAACAATTTCACAACCTTATACAGTAGCGTTTCAAACAGAATTGTTAAATGTTAAGCCAAACGATAAAATTTTAGAAATTGGTACAGGTTCTGGATATCAAACAGCGGTTTTGCTTGAAATAGGTGCAAGGGTTTATACTATTGAACGTCAAAAAGAATTATTTAAAAAAACGAAATTTTTTTTACCTAAATTAAGTTATAAACCTAAAAAAATAATTTTTGGTGATGGGTATAAAGGATTGCCAGATGAAGCTCCTTTTGAAGGTATTATAGTAACTGCAGGTGCTCCTTATGTACCAAAACCTTTATTATCTCAATTAAAAATAGGAGGTAGGTTAGTTATTCCTGTAGGTGATAAGGTTCAAATAATGACTTTATTTGTAAGAACAGGAGAAAAAGTTTTTGAAAAACATGAGTTGGGAGATTTTAAATTTGTACCAATGCTAAAAGAAAAGAATTAG
- a CDS encoding Gfo/Idh/MocA family protein produces the protein MLKAGVLGAGHLGKIHLKLLNQSNKYELVGFYDPFEENAKKVSEEFGYKKFNSVQELIEAVDVVDIVTPTLSHFDCAKEAIEKGKHIFIEKPITKTIEEAEAILNLASKHSVKGQVGHVERFNPAFTAVKSTIVNPMFIETHRLAEFNPRGTDVPVVLDLMIHDIDIILSVVKSKVKSVHASGVSVISDTPDIANARIEFENGCVANLTASRISLKNMRKSRFFQKDAYIAVDFFEKATEVVKMKDAPKTPGDFDMILQNAEGVKKQIYFENPTVAANNAILDELETFADAIVNNTTPIVTLEQGTEALRVAHMIINDF, from the coding sequence ATGCTAAAAGCAGGAGTTTTAGGAGCCGGTCATCTAGGCAAAATTCACTTAAAATTATTAAATCAATCAAATAAATACGAATTAGTTGGATTTTATGATCCATTTGAAGAAAATGCAAAAAAAGTTTCGGAAGAATTTGGTTATAAAAAATTCAATTCTGTACAAGAATTAATTGAAGCTGTAGACGTAGTTGATATTGTAACACCAACACTTTCTCATTTCGATTGTGCCAAAGAAGCAATAGAAAAAGGTAAACATATTTTTATTGAAAAACCCATTACAAAAACAATTGAAGAAGCTGAAGCAATTTTAAATTTAGCTAGTAAACACAGTGTAAAAGGACAAGTTGGGCACGTAGAACGTTTTAACCCTGCTTTTACAGCTGTTAAAAGTACGATAGTAAATCCCATGTTTATTGAAACACATAGATTGGCAGAATTTAACCCAAGAGGTACCGACGTACCAGTTGTTTTAGATTTAATGATTCACGATATTGATATTATACTAAGTGTTGTAAAATCAAAAGTAAAAAGTGTACATGCTAGTGGGGTTTCTGTAATTAGTGATACACCAGATATAGCTAACGCACGTATAGAATTTGAAAATGGTTGTGTCGCTAACTTAACTGCAAGTAGAATTTCATTAAAAAATATGCGAAAATCTCGTTTTTTCCAAAAAGATGCCTATATAGCTGTTGACTTTTTTGAAAAAGCCACTGAAGTTGTAAAAATGAAAGATGCTCCAAAAACACCAGGAGATTTTGATATGATTTTACAAAACGCAGAAGGTGTAAAAAAACAAATCTATTTTGAAAACCCTACAGTTGCTGCTAATAATGCAATTTTAGATGAGTTAGAAACTTTTGCAGATGCAATTGTAAATAACACAACACCAATAGTTACTTTAGAACAAGGTACCGAAGCCTTACGTGTTGCACATATGATTATCAACGATTTTTAA
- a CDS encoding 3-hydroxyacyl-CoA dehydrogenase family protein has product MKNIAVIGAGTMGNGIAHVFAQNNYNVHLIDISQEAINKGILTITKNLDRLLVKEKISKTVKTQTLTNITSYTSIAEGVKNVDLVIEAATENLDLKLNIFKQLDEATPKKAILASNTSSISITQIAAVTKRPEKVIGMHFMNPVPIMKLVEIIRGYNTSNETTNTIMKLSESVHKVPVEVNDYPGFVANRILMPMLNEAIETLYNGVAGVHEIDTVMKLGMAHPMGPLQLADFIGLDVCLSILNVMHNGFKNPKYAPCPLLVNMVLAGKLGVKSGEGFYDYSETKKAEKIAKQFI; this is encoded by the coding sequence ATGAAAAATATAGCTGTAATTGGAGCGGGAACAATGGGTAATGGAATTGCTCATGTATTTGCACAAAATAATTATAATGTACACTTAATTGATATTTCACAAGAAGCAATTAACAAAGGAATTTTAACAATTACTAAAAATTTAGATAGACTTTTAGTAAAAGAAAAAATCTCGAAAACTGTAAAAACGCAAACATTAACTAATATTACATCATATACTTCAATAGCCGAAGGTGTTAAAAATGTAGATTTAGTAATTGAAGCTGCTACGGAAAATTTAGATTTAAAATTAAATATTTTTAAACAATTAGATGAAGCTACTCCAAAAAAAGCGATTTTAGCTTCAAATACTTCTTCAATTTCAATTACTCAAATTGCAGCAGTTACTAAAAGACCAGAAAAAGTAATTGGAATGCATTTTATGAATCCGGTTCCAATTATGAAATTAGTTGAAATAATTAGAGGATACAACACCTCTAATGAAACAACAAATACAATTATGAAGCTTTCAGAAAGCGTACATAAAGTTCCGGTAGAAGTAAATGATTACCCTGGTTTTGTAGCAAATAGAATTTTAATGCCAATGTTAAACGAGGCAATTGAAACGCTTTACAATGGTGTTGCTGGAGTTCATGAAATAGATACTGTAATGAAATTAGGAATGGCACATCCAATGGGACCATTACAATTAGCTGATTTTATTGGTTTAGACGTTTGCCTTTCTATACTAAATGTAATGCATAATGGCTTTAAAAACCCTAAATATGCGCCTTGTCCATTATTAGTAAATATGGTTTTAGCTGGTAAATTAGGGGTTAAATCTGGTGAAGGGTTTTACGATTATTCCGAAACCAAAAAGGCCGAAAAAATAGCAAAACAATTTATATAA